Proteins from a genomic interval of Parcubacteria group bacterium ADurb.Bin159:
- a CDS encoding 26 kDa periplasmic immunogenic protein precursor, with amino-acid sequence MEKEKKATFNIFIFILSAFLVVLIVLGVVIIQNKIEERKYIGRENESRNTITVFGTGEVYAKPDLAITNFSVITDEKTVDKAMSKNTEKMNAVIEAIKNKGVDGKDMKTTNFNINPRYEWYENGRRVLVGYEITQSLETKIRDMEKIGEIIETATNAGANQIGDLQFTIDKEEELQKQARKEAIKEAKAKAEELASDLGIKLVKISGFSESSGTPVYPIYSGLLKADQASGMGGAVPQIETGENKIEVTVDITYEIL; translated from the coding sequence ATGGAAAAAGAAAAAAAGGCAACATTTAATATTTTTATTTTTATTTTGAGCGCTTTCTTGGTGGTGTTGATTGTTTTAGGAGTGGTTATTATTCAAAATAAAATTGAAGAAAGAAAATATATTGGTCGAGAGAACGAATCAAGAAATACTATTACTGTTTTTGGCACAGGAGAGGTTTATGCCAAACCGGATTTAGCTATTACTAATTTTTCCGTGATAACAGATGAGAAAACAGTTGATAAAGCGATGAGTAAAAATACAGAAAAAATGAATGCGGTTATTGAGGCAATTAAAAATAAAGGTGTAGACGGTAAAGATATGAAAACGACTAATTTTAATATTAATCCTCGTTATGAATGGTATGAAAACGGAAGAAGAGTGTTGGTGGGATACGAAATTACTCAATCTCTGGAAACGAAAATTAGAGATATGGAAAAAATTGGAGAAATTATAGAGACAGCGACCAATGCCGGAGCTAATCAAATCGGAGATTTGCAGTTTACTATTGACAAAGAAGAAGAGCTTCAAAAACAGGCAAGAAAAGAGGCGATTAAAGAAGCGAAAGCAAAAGCAGAAGAATTGGCTTCTGATTTAGGCATTAAATTAGTAAAAATTAGTGGTTTTAGTGAAAGCAGTGGAACTCCGGTTTATCCTATTTATTCGGGGTTGTTAAAAGCTGACCAAGCGAGTGGTATGGGAGGAGCAGTTCCCCAAATAGAAACAGGAGAGAATAAAATAGAAGTTACCGTGGATATTACTTACGAGATTTTGTAA
- a CDS encoding Sporulation and spore germination, protein MKKSIIISLIIIFVVLGIYFFVLTSKKELTPASTPIAINNFEECVNSGYPVLESYPRQCKTPEGKSFVENIGNELEKSDLIIIENPRPNQAIESPLFIKGKARGNWYFEASFPIKIFDEQEFLLGQGVATALENWMTEDFVEFTATLPFAVPSTSTGKLILEKDNPSGLEENADELIVPIYFKEITEIPQDFMTIKIFLSDSRFVNEPYFDCAKTIAVERRVPKTVGVGRAAIEALLRGATKGEINQGFFSSINPGVRVQSLTIENGVAKVDFNEQLEYQVGGSCKVAAIRAQITDTLKQFSSINEVIISINGRTEDILQP, encoded by the coding sequence ATGAAAAAATCTATTATTATTTCACTCATTATTATTTTTGTTGTTTTGGGAATTTATTTTTTTGTTTTAACTTCAAAAAAAGAATTAACGCCCGCGTCAACTCCTATAGCCATAAATAATTTTGAAGAATGTGTTAATAGTGGTTATCCTGTTTTGGAAAGTTATCCCCGGCAATGTAAAACGCCGGAGGGAAAAAGTTTTGTTGAAAATATTGGCAATGAATTAGAGAAAAGTGATTTAATAATAATAGAAAATCCTCGTCCTAATCAAGCCATAGAGAGTCCGTTATTTATTAAAGGAAAAGCAAGAGGCAATTGGTATTTTGAAGCCAGCTTTCCGATAAAGATTTTTGATGAACAAGAATTTCTTTTGGGACAAGGTGTGGCTACGGCTTTAGAGAATTGGATGACTGAAGATTTTGTTGAATTTACCGCTACTCTTCCCTTTGCTGTTCCTTCTACTTCCACGGGCAAATTAATTTTAGAAAAAGACAATCCTTCCGGATTAGAAGAAAATGCCGATGAATTAATCGTACCTATTTATTTTAAGGAGATAACAGAAATACCCCAAGATTTTATGACTATAAAAATATTTTTAAGTGATTCTCGTTTTGTTAATGAGCCATATTTTGATTGCGCTAAAACTATCGCCGTAGAAAGACGAGTGCCCAAAACAGTAGGAGTTGGGAGAGCAGCAATAGAAGCCCTTTTAAGAGGGGCGACTAAAGGAGAAATCAATCAAGGATTTTTTTCCAGCATTAACCCCGGGGTAAGAGTTCAAAGTTTAACTATTGAAAATGGTGTGGCTAAAGTGGATTTTAATGAACAGCTGGAATATCAAGTTGGCGGTTCTTGTAAAGTAGCAGCCATTAGAGCTCAAATTACTGATACTTTAAAGCAGTTTTCTTCTATTAATGAAGTTATTATTTCTATTAATGGGAGGACAGAAGATATCCTCCAACCCTAA
- a CDS encoding Chloroplast import component protein (Tic20), whose amino-acid sequence MEETTPSFEEKSSFEETPSQNPGQPSEPLKTKTEEKNTGMAIVAYILFFIPLLTDAKKDPFVKYHVKQGLVIFLAWIVVSIVSWILPWQLSIIATLLDIGVFVLMILGIMNAAKGLQKPLPILGKLGEQFKF is encoded by the coding sequence ATGGAAGAAACAACTCCATCATTTGAAGAGAAATCTTCTTTTGAAGAAACTCCTTCTCAAAATCCTGGTCAGCCAAGTGAGCCATTAAAAACTAAAACAGAAGAGAAAAATACGGGGATGGCCATTGTTGCTTATATTCTTTTTTTTATTCCACTTTTAACCGACGCCAAGAAAGACCCATTTGTTAAATATCATGTTAAACAAGGTTTAGTTATATTTTTAGCCTGGATAGTGGTAAGTATTGTCAGTTGGATTCTCCCTTGGCAATTGAGCATAATCGCCACACTTTTGGATATTGGTGTGTTTGTTTTAATGATTTTGGGAATTATGAACGCAGCTAAAGGTTTACAAAAGCCATTGCCTATACTAGGGAAATTAGGAGAACAATTTAAGTTTTAA
- a CDS encoding Double zinc ribbon — translation MLQPFTDNFSDDSTEAGFQFTFNCAVCGEGYQTEFIPSKSYKKKGFFKTVGGIIGAASQVAGKYNVGYGIERGTDAISERFGQMSPEWRKEHDAAFEGSQTEARAHFHRCPKCTNWVCENCWNEQINLCVSCGPREAVEIAVARAQKIAEDIAAKTSMTQVFTGEIENKQTLCPACGKPSGSGKFCVNCGASLELVVCSKCGAKNPVGIKFCGNCGEKLS, via the coding sequence ATGTTGCAACCTTTTACTGACAATTTTTCTGATGATTCTACTGAAGCCGGTTTTCAGTTTACTTTTAATTGCGCTGTTTGCGGCGAAGGATATCAGACAGAATTTATTCCCTCCAAAAGTTATAAGAAGAAAGGGTTTTTTAAAACAGTTGGCGGTATTATCGGTGCTGCTTCGCAAGTAGCTGGTAAATACAATGTTGGTTATGGAATAGAAAGAGGAACGGACGCTATAAGTGAAAGATTTGGGCAAATGTCGCCAGAATGGCGTAAAGAACACGATGCTGCTTTTGAGGGATCTCAGACTGAAGCTAGAGCGCATTTTCACCGTTGTCCTAAATGCACTAACTGGGTTTGTGAAAATTGTTGGAATGAACAAATTAACCTCTGTGTAAGCTGCGGTCCTCGAGAAGCAGTGGAAATAGCCGTGGCTCGAGCCCAAAAGATAGCCGAAGATATTGCAGCTAAAACCTCGATGACCCAAGTTTTTACTGGCGAGATTGAAAACAAACAAACCCTTTGCCCAGCGTGCGGCAAACCTTCGGGAAGCGGTAAATTTTGCGTTAATTGCGGGGCTTCTTTAGAACTTGTTGTTTGCTCAAAATGTGGCGCTAAAAATCCGGTCGGGATAAAATTCTGCGGCAACTGTGGAGAAAAATTAAGTTAA
- a CDS encoding Double zinc ribbon yields MKKTKWFKFLVFNLTILCLMFCLIDRINAKSVLPPGGTDFDTAVSIQQGSYQGQISPKSDFYYQIKVKSGQAIKISGGFVLEDGSSWYYLGDVYFYDHNREEQYNIWGEQGDMPAWLNKSDQIMYIRIENDDDEKTLYYNLEIVLQDYFDANSQKDAGDIFEEAISVTPGSYDGYLRGGANGDDLKDYFKISVKKGQTYEFIVTPSSAVQALMHLELFDLNRTQIDEEYTSNVGEILRLSLVPSANTDVFLAISSLGQMGDQILNYKLDIKSSAPLIKFYTCENGTCGLKGDYLSLEDCQKITAKICYQTPDCDNKCATPTSTLTPTLTPTPAPTPTPTPIPTPAPTPTPTPTPTPTPTPMPISVSTPTPTPELSLNPSLSPSSIFVSLIFERFHLNWYIIGGIGALILLIIFIIILISSNKKRKKTPPTPPYTGGGTEQANKPVVGYKHPCKYCGKLIPPNSNVCPFCGKTNPLGPYRCPKCHEPIEKEWQICPKCNQNLRIVCPYCQKITFFGDHCEDCGARLLVKCPHCGQEQPPLSGRCIKCNEKLD; encoded by the coding sequence ATGAAAAAAACAAAATGGTTTAAGTTTTTAGTATTTAATTTGACAATTTTATGTTTGATGTTTTGTCTAATAGATAGAATCAACGCTAAAAGCGTTTTGCCTCCTGGGGGAACAGATTTTGATACCGCTGTTAGTATCCAACAGGGATCTTATCAAGGGCAGATTTCTCCTAAATCTGATTTTTATTATCAGATAAAAGTAAAAAGTGGTCAAGCAATAAAAATCAGCGGTGGTTTTGTTTTAGAGGATGGTAGTAGTTGGTATTATTTAGGGGATGTGTATTTTTATGACCATAATAGAGAAGAACAATATAACATATGGGGCGAACAAGGAGATATGCCGGCTTGGTTAAATAAGTCCGACCAAATAATGTATATTAGAATAGAAAATGACGATGACGAGAAGACACTTTATTATAATTTAGAAATTGTTTTACAAGACTATTTTGATGCCAATAGTCAAAAGGACGCTGGCGATATTTTTGAAGAGGCCATATCAGTTACTCCAGGAAGTTATGATGGATACTTAAGGGGAGGAGCTAACGGGGATGATTTAAAAGATTATTTCAAAATTTCCGTAAAAAAGGGACAAACTTATGAATTTATAGTAACTCCATCAAGCGCTGTGCAAGCGCTTATGCATTTAGAATTATTTGATTTAAATAGAACACAAATTGATGAAGAGTATACTTCTAACGTAGGAGAGATTCTTAGGCTTTCTTTGGTTCCTTCGGCTAATACCGATGTTTTTTTAGCAATAAGTAGTCTGGGACAAATGGGAGACCAAATTTTAAATTACAAATTAGATATTAAAAGTAGCGCTCCTTTAATAAAATTTTATACTTGTGAAAATGGAACTTGCGGATTAAAAGGAGATTATCTTTCTTTAGAAGATTGTCAAAAAATAACTGCTAAAATTTGTTATCAAACGCCTGATTGTGATAATAAATGCGCTACTCCTACTTCTACTCTTACTCCCACACTCACTCCCACTCCTGCTCCTACTCCTACTCCTACTCCTATACCCACCCCTGCACCTACTCCTACTCCTACTCCTACACCTACGCCCACACCCACACCTATGCCTATTTCTGTTTCTACGCCTACACCTACACCCGAGTTATCACTTAACCCCAGCCTTAGCCCCAGCTCCATATTTGTTTCTTTAATTTTTGAGAGATTTCATTTAAATTGGTATATAATTGGGGGGATAGGCGCTTTAATTCTTCTTATTATTTTTATAATTATTTTAATTAGTTCTAATAAAAAAAGGAAAAAAACGCCACCCACTCCACCTTATACAGGAGGGGGGACAGAACAAGCCAATAAACCAGTAGTTGGTTATAAACACCCTTGTAAATATTGCGGGAAGTTGATCCCGCCCAATTCCAATGTTTGTCCATTTTGTGGGAAAACAAATCCTCTTGGCCCATATCGTTGTCCCAAATGTCATGAACCAATTGAAAAAGAATGGCAGATTTGTCCAAAATGCAATCAGAATCTAAGAATTGTTTGTCCTTATTGCCAAAAGATAACATTTTTTGGCGACCATTGTGAAGATTGCGGAGCGCGGTTATTGGTAAAATGTCCTCATTGCGGCCAAGAACAACCTCCTTTAAGCGGCAGATGTATTAAATGTAATGAAAAATTAGATTGA
- a CDS encoding 3-methyladenine DNA glycosylase: MRRKLKRDFYIKPTLNVAEDILGKYIVRKWGRKEIVGKIIETEAYIGPQDRASHAYKGKITLRNKAEYLIGGHIYIYLVYGMYWQLNISTEKEGKPECVLIRALEPIINENKNQRLKYKNQKSLSVVKQEKLKLANGPGKVCNYLKLNKSFYGEDLTKSKRIWLEDRGEKNKPSDIIKTGRIGIDYAGPYWSHRHWRFLKKVKP, from the coding sequence ATGAGAAGAAAGTTAAAAAGGGATTTTTATATTAAGCCAACACTAAATGTAGCCGAAGATATTTTAGGGAAATATATTGTCAGAAAATGGGGGAGGAAAGAAATTGTTGGGAAAATTATAGAAACAGAGGCATATATTGGGCCTCAAGATAGAGCTTCACACGCTTATAAAGGGAAAATTACTCTGAGAAATAAAGCGGAATATTTAATTGGCGGGCATATTTATATTTATTTGGTTTACGGAATGTATTGGCAATTAAATATTTCTACTGAAAAAGAGGGGAAGCCGGAATGCGTGCTTATTAGAGCATTAGAGCCGATAATAAACGAAAATAAAAATCAAAGGTTAAAATATAAAAATCAAAAATCTTTGTCTGTCGTTAAGCAAGAAAAGTTAAAATTAGCCAACGGACCAGGAAAAGTATGTAACTATTTAAAATTAAACAAATCTTTTTATGGCGAAGATTTAACTAAAAGTAAAAGAATCTGGCTGGAGGACAGAGGAGAGAAAAATAAGCCATCAGATATTATAAAAACAGGCCGCATAGGTATTGATTATGCCGGACCTTATTGGAGCCATCGCCATTGGCGTTTTTTGAAGAAGGTCAAACCCTAG